Part of the Sphingobacteriaceae bacterium genome, GCAGCAACTTCTTCGGCAGAAAGCTGAACAGGAAGGAGGGTTTTTAACCAATTATATGAAATTTTCATGCGTTTAAAATAGAGAATAAAGATACATTTAATTGTGTAAGAATTAAATGTAGATTATTAATTTTCTCAATGAAATATGAGAACTATGCAAAGATTTTTACCTATTTTGAAAATAAAAATATAGGATTAATTGATATTTCCTTAGCCTTTTTAAGGAAGTGGATAACCATAAAATGAAACGCTAGTGTCTTGAATTAATGCTTAATCTTTTTTATTCCAACTTTTTAATTTCGGTACTGCGGAAGAGAAAAGCCGGCAAAAAGCGGCATAATTCCATCCATTTCTTTTAATTTTCCTTTTACAAAGACTAGATTTCCGATGTATTAATGTTAGGCTGTATAAATTTTTGTTGTTTTAAAATTAACCGCAATGCTTGTTATTTTTAATCTCATTAGCATTGAAACTTCTGCCAATTGGATCTTTAGAAAAGGGCATTGAATAGCACTGGCAATTTTTGTAAATATTGCTCTTTATTACTTGGTTAACTCCTTAAACACATCTTCCATCTTTTGAATTTCACGATTTAAGGTTAAAACGGATAATTTATTATGAACTGCAAAATCAAAAATAGATTTTCTTAAATCGTCCTGAGTGGAGGATACCAATTGATAGGTGTTTTCTTTTATGTTTATGATTTTTTCGATTTGAGGAATTTCTTTGAGTTTTTCGTGGCTAACTGCTTTATCAAATTCTACAGTGATGATTTGACTTATGGCACTAGACTGAAGATTTTTAGTGATATCGTTTGCTACAATTTCACCTTTATTGATAATAATTACTCTATCGCAAACCGCTTCCACTTCCTGCATAATGTGGGTGCTTAGCATAACCGTTTTTTCTTTACCGAGCGATTTTATTAAAGCGCGAATTTCATCTAATTGATTAGGGTCTAAACCTGTTGTAGGTTCATCCATAATTAAAACTTTAGGGTTGTGAATCATGGCTTGCGCTAAACCTACACGCTGACGATATCCTTTACTTAAAGCGCCTATTTTTTTCTTTTGTTCAATTTGTAAGCCGGTTAGCTCAATCATTTCTTTTACTCTTTCCTTTATTTTTTCAATGTGATGCAAGCCCGCAGTAAATTCCAAAAATTCTTTTACGTACATATCGAGGTACAAAGGATTGTGTTCCGGTAAGTATCCAATTTGTTTGCGAACTTCCATACTTGAGGTGATGATATCGTGATTACAAACCTGAGCACTTCCGGAAGTTGGGGGAATATAACAGGTAAGAATTTTCATCATGGTACTTTTACCGGCACCATTCGGACCCAAGAAACCTACAATTTCATTGTTGCCCACCTCAAATGAAACATTGTTAAGCGCTTTTTGCGTGCCGTAAAGTTTGGTAATATTTTGTACGGAAATTGACATTTTCTTTCCCTAAAGGTATTCTTAAATAGAGGGAAATCAAAACTGCGGCTCAATAAATTTTGAACAAAATAATTGGAAAAGGAAAACCAAGGTTAAATTTTGAGCACATTGGTTTCTACCCAACCTCTTCCCCAATCATTTTTTTCCTGTTCTGTCCATAATTCAGGGAAGAAAATTCTTTTTTGAAAACGCGGTGGCAAGTATTTTTGCCAGTTAGTTCCTCCGGTAGCTGCAACATCTCCTTCATTTTGTTGTAAATAACGCACTGCAGATTTGTAATGAACCAAAGGCCAGTTGATATTAACATTTACATCCAACTGTTTCATGGCGTTGATTAAATTGGTGTTGCTCTTTTCTTTATCATTTACGGAAAGATATTTCTGCCACATGTTTTTTGTTTTGAATTCGTTGGCCAAAGCAATAAATTGAGCTGAATATTTCTTTTCGAATTGTTTTAAAGTAAGTGTTTTCTTGCCGCTCTCTAATTCAGTAGCGCCTTTATTCCAATAGATGTACTGAAACATTTCTTCAATGCTTGCATTTTTTCCCGTATAGTTAGCACGAACATCTTTATCTACCAAATTAATAAAATCTGCACTCATAATTTCAATCATACGGTATTGCGCACTTTGAAATCCACTAGCCGGTAATAAGGCCATTCTGTAACGTAAAAACTGTTCCTTCTCCATACCATTAATCATAATTTCAAATGATTTGGTTAGGGCCTCAAAATAACGATTTACCCGCATAATGCGTTCTGCCATAAATGCCGGATCCAATTTATCTTTCCAACCGTTGTCCTGGCCGTTTGGTTGTATGTCTCTTCCGTTATTGGCAATTTGTTGTAGTTCGTGAATAACTAATTTGAAATAAAGCTCGGTTATTTGATGGTACATGATAAAAATTAACTCATCCGGAAAATCAGTCTTCGGATTTTGAAGAGTTAATAAGGTATCCACTTGGGTATAGTCCCAATACGTTAAATAGTTGGAAAGTAATAAACCGTCTAAATAACCGTCTAAATTCTGACCCATTTGGGCATATTTCTCTTCTAGTAACTTTATTTTATCTATAATTTGTTTTTCCATGATTTTATAAATGTAAGAATTTCTTTTTTTAAGGATAAATGAGTTTAGTCATATTAACTATTTTGAATATCCGGCCTTTTCAGCGGGATAGGCGTTAAATGTTCCCAATGCTTTGGCTACTAAACGCATATTATCATTTTCGCAAAAAACATCACAACTGCTTACTATAATTCTATTTCCTTTGCTTTCTACTTTAGAAACAGCCAGTAAAGTATTATTTAATTGAGCCGGAGAAATAAAATTGATTTTATATTCTACCGTGCTCACTACTTTGTTTTGTTCACAAACCGCACTTAATGCTACTACGCCTAAGGCAGCATCGCACAGGGAAGCAATTAAACCACCATGTGCTGCTAATGGAGTAGCTAAATGTTTGGCTTGAATGTTTAAACGATAATGTAACAAGCCGGACTTAATAATTTCAAAATCCATGCCAATTAATTGGCCGTATTGATTGTGTTTAATGTAATCTGAAATAAGTGGGTGTTGCATCATTTTTTAGGTATAATTATAGTGTCAAAGGAAGGTGAGTATGCGGTGAAAGAACCAAAAACATCTTTGTCATTACTATTGAGCATGCTTTTAATATTAGAAGGTGCACTAAACGGATTGCTGTTACTGGCTTTGTTTTGATAATAGGTATTCCAGAAATCGTATTCTTCTTTTCCGATTTTACAAAATTTCACTATAACGGTATCTCCTCTTTTAAAATAACCTTGTTCCGGATCATCTCTGAATTCCTGAATTTTATTGGGTTGTGGTCCGCGGTCATACGCAAAATCAAAGGATTTTCCGTCAATGTATTTATCATCAAATGCAGAGCCAAATGGTGCCGCATAAAAATCATCCTTAGTTATTCGTTTGGCAAACCAGCGATAAAAATCTCCAACACCGGCCGGTTCTGAAAAGCGTTGCCAAATATATCCTAAACTATCTTGCTCACCTTTAAAATAGAGGGAATCCAGTTTTGCCGGAGTGCGAATGCTGGAACTTGCATTATAGGTTTTTCCGTTTACTTCTATTTGCAATTGATAAGTTTTACCAACTTCTCCCTTTATTTTTAATCCGGCATAAAAGTAACCTATGCTTGGGTCTAACTCCACCAAAGTATCCGTTAAAATTCCATCGCTCACAATTACTTTTGCGCCTTTTATAAATGCTTTTTCCGGTGTAGTGAAATCAAACGTTCCGAAATAGGGAACCGACCAGGAAAGTAATACAATAGGCGGACCGTTAGTTTCAATGGAGGCTTCAACTACCACTTTTTGCTGGTAATCGGGTATATTTAGTTTTATATCTTTTCGGCAAGAATTAAAAAGCAAAGCGAAAAGAATCAAATATGTGATGGTAATTTTCAAAATTTAAAATTCCAAGTTATACTGGGTAATAGGGGAAATAAAGATACTTGTTTAGCTCCAACTTTAAGTGTTCCGTTGGTGAAATCACCCTGACGTGTTATATAAATAAAATACGGATTATAACGGTTGTAGGCATTAAACACACTTAAGGTAAAGCTGTGATGAAATTTTTTAAATATTTTTTTGGTGTTAACAATATTGGCCGTGTCTTTGCCGGCTTCTAAATATTCTTTTATTAATTTGTTTTTTCTTCTTTCGAGTTTTTTAATTCTATCAGGTGTATAAGTTGCGTTTAAGTCCAGTCGATGATAAGGCGCAAAACGATATGAATTTCGTAATCCGTAATCATGACTTTGGCTTCCTTCATATAGGAAAAATCCCTGAGGCAAAGTTCCTCTATTGCCTGTTCCGTATACCCAAACCAAACCAAAGTTGAATAATTTATTGGCATCGTAAGTTAAAACTAATGAGGCATCATGCCTGCGATCATATTTCGCTAAAAATTTTTCTCCATAATTTATGGCTTCAAATTGTCGCCAGGTCCATGATAAAGTATATCCAATCCATCCTGAAAATTTTCCGCGATTTTTTTTCAAGAAAAACTCAACACCATATGCCCAGCCATTGCCGTAAGTAAATGCATTATCCGGATTATCATAAACATTGTCGGAAGGTGTAGCTCCTTCTTTATATTCAATTTGATTGGTCATGGTTTTGTAATAGGCTTCAACGCTGGCCTCATAATTATTTTCTTTAAAATTTTGAAAATAACCGATCGCATACTGATCACTTTGTTGAGGTTTTACTTCTTCGGTGCTTGGCATCCAAACATCGGTTGGTAAACTTACGGAAGAAATACTTCCTAAATGTATGTATTGAAAATTGCGTGTGTAGGCTACTTTTAAAGATGATTTTGGCGTAATAGCGTAACGTAAAGATAGGCGGGGTTCTAATCCATTATAATTGGCAACTACTTCTCCGTTTTTATAATTTACCGTATCGGAAATACGCCCTAAAAAATCTTTTTTATAGCGAGAGAAGGGACCAATTTGAGTAAAATTCCCAAAACGTAATCCCGCATTTAATTTTATTTTTTGACTTATTTCCCAATCATCCCCAATGTAGACGGAAGCGTCGTGTGCGTAAAGTTTTACTACTTTTCCTAAATCAAATACGGTTTCACCTTGTTTGGCACTAACACTGGTAGGTACAAAAACATGGAAAATATATTGAATGCCGGTTTTGATATTATGTCTGGAGTTTGGATAATAATTAATATCATGTTTAATAGTATAATCGCTTATGCCGGATTTTATGGTTGCTTCAAAGTCGTCTTGACTGGCAATAAAACTAAAATCATAATTTGTAAAAATGGCCGAAGTATTAGAAAATAATTTGGTGTTATAAATATGATTCCATCTCAGGCAAGCGCTTGCATTTCCCCAAGGAATTTCAGTAGCAAATTCATCCTCATCACTTTTAAAATAAAAGCGGTCGCGGCCATAATACCCACTTAAATAAATGCGGTCTTTATC contains:
- a CDS encoding PaaI family thioesterase, which codes for MMQHPLISDYIKHNQYGQLIGMDFEIIKSGLLHYRLNIQAKHLATPLAAHGGLIASLCDAALGVVALSAVCEQNKVVSTVEYKINFISPAQLNNTLLAVSKVESKGNRIIVSSCDVFCENDNMRLVAKALGTFNAYPAEKAGYSK
- a CDS encoding DUF4249 domain-containing protein gives rise to the protein MKITITYLILFALLFNSCRKDIKLNIPDYQQKVVVEASIETNGPPIVLLSWSVPYFGTFDFTTPEKAFIKGAKVIVSDGILTDTLVELDPSIGYFYAGLKIKGEVGKTYQLQIEVNGKTYNASSSIRTPAKLDSLYFKGEQDSLGYIWQRFSEPAGVGDFYRWFAKRITKDDFYAAPFGSAFDDKYIDGKSFDFAYDRGPQPNKIQEFRDDPEQGYFKRGDTVIVKFCKIGKEEYDFWNTYYQNKASNSNPFSAPSNIKSMLNSNDKDVFGSFTAYSPSFDTIIIPKK
- the gldA gene encoding gliding motility-associated ABC transporter ATP-binding subunit GldA, which encodes MSISVQNITKLYGTQKALNNVSFEVGNNEIVGFLGPNGAGKSTMMKILTCYIPPTSGSAQVCNHDIITSSMEVRKQIGYLPEHNPLYLDMYVKEFLEFTAGLHHIEKIKERVKEMIELTGLQIEQKKKIGALSKGYRQRVGLAQAMIHNPKVLIMDEPTTGLDPNQLDEIRALIKSLGKEKTVMLSTHIMQEVEAVCDRVIIINKGEIVANDITKNLQSSAISQIITVEFDKAVSHEKLKEIPQIEKIINIKENTYQLVSSTQDDLRKSIFDFAVHNKLSVLTLNREIQKMEDVFKELTK
- a CDS encoding tryptophan 2,3-dioxygenase, with product MEKQIIDKIKLLEEKYAQMGQNLDGYLDGLLLSNYLTYWDYTQVDTLLTLQNPKTDFPDELIFIMYHQITELYFKLVIHELQQIANNGRDIQPNGQDNGWKDKLDPAFMAERIMRVNRYFEALTKSFEIMINGMEKEQFLRYRMALLPASGFQSAQYRMIEIMSADFINLVDKDVRANYTGKNASIEEMFQYIYWNKGATELESGKKTLTLKQFEKKYSAQFIALANEFKTKNMWQKYLSVNDKEKSNTNLINAMKQLDVNVNINWPLVHYKSAVRYLQQNEGDVAATGGTNWQKYLPPRFQKRIFFPELWTEQEKNDWGRGWVETNVLKI
- a CDS encoding TonB-dependent receptor; the protein is MKNLFCIFILLSVFNCHAQNFSISGTIKDASNGETLIGATVLLKETNKAVFTNAYGFFSLNAIKGIYTLQVSYIGYKNIEQIIELDKNIKLNIACSPAQNQLDEIEITTKGGNENVSNTQMGSVNLDMAEIKKIPAFMGEVDILKTIQLLPGVKNAGDGNTGFYVRGGGPDQNLILLDEAPIYNASHLMGFFSVFNGDAIKNVNLTKGGMPAQYGGRLSSVLDITMKDGNNQEFEVNGGIGLISSRLTIQGPIVKNKSSFLISGRRTYIDILAKPWLDKSDFKGTSYYFYDLNAKVNYILNDKDRIYLSGYYGRDRFYFKSDEDEFATEIPWGNASACLRWNHIYNTKLFSNTSAIFTNYDFSFIASQDDFEATIKSGISDYTIKHDINYYPNSRHNIKTGIQYIFHVFVPTSVSAKQGETVFDLGKVVKLYAHDASVYIGDDWEISQKIKLNAGLRFGNFTQIGPFSRYKKDFLGRISDTVNYKNGEVVANYNGLEPRLSLRYAITPKSSLKVAYTRNFQYIHLGSISSVSLPTDVWMPSTEEVKPQQSDQYAIGYFQNFKENNYEASVEAYYKTMTNQIEYKEGATPSDNVYDNPDNAFTYGNGWAYGVEFFLKKNRGKFSGWIGYTLSWTWRQFEAINYGEKFLAKYDRRHDASLVLTYDANKLFNFGLVWVYGTGNRGTLPQGFFLYEGSQSHDYGLRNSYRFAPYHRLDLNATYTPDRIKKLERRKNKLIKEYLEAGKDTANIVNTKKIFKKFHHSFTLSVFNAYNRYNPYFIYITRQGDFTNGTLKVGAKQVSLFPLLPSITWNFKF